The genomic interval AAAATAAAAATCATGGAATGATCTAGTTTTCTTAAAAAAGCAATCACTCTGTCTTTCGCAATAACCATGTGATACGCAGCGGATGCAGAATACAGAAGAATCATGCTTAAGCCAAATAGGATGACAGCGGTAATTGTCAGGGGAGATCCTCCTGTAGAGGCTGCTTTGATGACTAGTGCCAGCAAGCCAATAAAAGCTAAAATTGCTCCAGCTAAATGGGTAAATCCATTAATAGGTTCTCGGATATACTGATTCATAATATGGATGCTCCTCTATATAGTTTTTAAAACTACTTATTATATTATATGTATATCGATATGTAGTCAAGGTTTACGAAGTGTTTTTTATGGGATAAAATAATAGCTATACAATAAATATAGGTGGTTTTTGGATGAAAAACATACAGGATATTTTAAATCAGCTAGAATTGGAAAGTCATATTTCTTTAAATGACATTCCAGAAATTGATTTATATATGGACCAAGTGATTCAATTATTTGAGAATAAATTTAATGGGTCAAAAAGAAATGAAGAAGAAAAAGTTCTGACAAAAACAATGGTTAACAACTATGCAAAAGGGAAATTGTTTTTTTCAATTAAAAATAAAAAGTATTCTAAAGAGCATCTGATTTTAATCAGTCTTATTTATCAATTGAAAGGAGCTCTATCTATTAATGATATTAAAGAGCTGCTTGAAGGCTTAAATCGGAAGGTTGTGGAGGAAGAGTTCCGGTTAGATGAATTTTATAATAGTGTTCTTACTGTGAATACGAAAAATGTTGAGAATTTTTATGAAGAGATAAAGGAGCATATCCAGGATGTAAAAGAGGAAATGCAAGCTCTAGAAGATAGTGATCGTTCCTATTTGGAGCAGGTTTTATTGATTGCTTCACTTGTTCAGATGAGCAATGTATATCGAAGAACGGCAGAAAAATTAGTTGATGAAATTATTGGAGGAAAAGAAGTTAAGTAAGAGTAGGGAATGATGAGATGATTAAAAATAATGAGTAAGGCTACATAGTTCTCCTATTCCTTATGTGTTGAGGTGAGTATTTCTTGTGAATAATAAATTTCAATTATCGTGGATTTTTATTTTAAGCATTGTATTCTTGATTGGATTTAGTATGATGGCATTGTTATTTAGTCAAAATGAAGTTACGGCATTTGATCGTGCAATCATTGCCTTTGTTCAAGGGCTGGAATCGCCATATTTAACAGCGGTTATGAAATTTTTTACGTTTATTGGATCATTCAAGGCAATTATTGTTATTTCTCTGTTCACGATGGCACTTTTATATGCAGTATTGAAGCATCGAATAGAGCTTATTTTATTTATTGCCGTGCTTGTTGGTACGCCTATTTTAAACCGTCTCTTAAAAGAGTTTTTTCAACGAGCCCGCCCGGATTTGCATCGGTTGATTGAAATTGGAGGATACAGCTTTCCGAGTGGACATGCGATGAATGCGGCGTCTATGTATGGGATTCTTGCTTTTTTACTATGGCGTCATATTCCTACTAGATGGGGACGAAGCTTGTTGATTATCTTTAGCATGGCCATGATTGTTACGATTGGAATCAGTCGAATCTATCTAGGTGTGCATTATCCTAGTGATATTATCGCTGGATACTTGGCGAGCGGATGCTGGCTTGCGATTACAATCGCCGTTTTTCAAAGATACCAAGAAAAGAGGAGTTCTTTTAGAATTGACCGGAATTCGGCGTGAACTCGGCACAAATTGGTGGGAATCCAAAACA from Peribacillus asahii carries:
- a CDS encoding DUF1836 domain-containing protein; protein product: MKNIQDILNQLELESHISLNDIPEIDLYMDQVIQLFENKFNGSKRNEEEKVLTKTMVNNYAKGKLFFSIKNKKYSKEHLILISLIYQLKGALSINDIKELLEGLNRKVVEEEFRLDEFYNSVLTVNTKNVENFYEEIKEHIQDVKEEMQALEDSDRSYLEQVLLIASLVQMSNVYRRTAEKLVDEIIGGKEVK
- a CDS encoding phosphatase PAP2 family protein, translating into MNNKFQLSWIFILSIVFLIGFSMMALLFSQNEVTAFDRAIIAFVQGLESPYLTAVMKFFTFIGSFKAIIVISLFTMALLYAVLKHRIELILFIAVLVGTPILNRLLKEFFQRARPDLHRLIEIGGYSFPSGHAMNAASMYGILAFLLWRHIPTRWGRSLLIIFSMAMIVTIGISRIYLGVHYPSDIIAGYLASGCWLAITIAVFQRYQEKRSSFRIDRNSA